In one Lolium rigidum isolate FL_2022 chromosome 3, APGP_CSIRO_Lrig_0.1, whole genome shotgun sequence genomic region, the following are encoded:
- the LOC124702402 gene encoding vacuolar-sorting receptor 1-like, which yields MMGPAWCAVLAVLLAAAGPAAGRFVVEKNSVSVTSPEALKGKYECAIGNFGVPQYGGTLQGWVVYPKSNKDACKEFETSFKSHKSGERPNFVLIDRGECFFTTKAWNAQLAGAAAILVVDSKDEPLITMDNPEDTGTSHMENITIPSVLITKKLGEDLKKSAENGEMVSVLLDWRESLPHPDERVEYEFWTNSNDECGPKCDMQMDFVKSFRGTAQVLEQKGYTQFTPHYITWYCPEAFVVSKQCKSQCINHGRYCAPDPEQDFSKGYDGKDVVVQNLHQVCVFKVANDSGKPWLWWDYVHDFAIRCPMKEKKYTHECATQVIKSLGLDLGKIDKCIGDPEADEENPILKAEQDAQIGHGKRGDVTILPTLVVNNRQYRGKLDKGAVLKAICSGFEETTEPAICLSDDVQTNECLENHGGCWFDKANNVTACKDTFRGRICECPIVKGVKFAGDGYTNCEASGIGRCEINNGGCWKDTKDGKTISACSHEESKGCKCPVGFTGDGVKSCEDIDECKTKSACQCSGCSCQNTWGSYECSCGNTNMLYMREQDTCISKQAASSVGWSFMWVIFFGLVFAGVGAYAVYKYRLRSYMDSEIRAIMAQYMPLDSQEGANQQHVAHAGDDI from the exons ATGATGGGTCCGGCGTGGTGCGCCGTGCTGGCGGTGCTGCTGGCCGCGGCGGGGCCGGCGGCGGGGCGGTTCGTGGTGGAGAAGAACAGCGTCAGCGTCACCTCGCCGGAGGCGCTCAAGGGCAAGTACGAGTGCGCCATCGGCAACTTCGGGGTGCCGCAGTACGGGGGAACCCTGCAGGGGTGGGTCGTCTACCCCAAGAGCAACAAGGATGCCTGCAAGGAGTTCGAGACCTCCTTCAAGTCGCACAAATCCGGGGAGCGCCCAAACTTCGTCCTCATCGACCGCGGAG AGTGTTTTTTCACAACAAAGGCATGGAATGCACAACTAGCTGGAGCTGCAGCGATTCTTGTTGTGGATAGTAAGGATGAGCCTTTAATCACAATGGACAACCCAGAAGATACAGGAACAAGTCACATGGAAAACATCACTATTCCCTCGGTTCTTATAACAAAGAAATTGGGCGAGGACCTTAAGAAATCTGCTGAGAATGGTGAAATGGTCAGTGTCCTCTTGGACTGGAGGGAATCCCTTCCTCACCCTGATGAGCGTGTAGAGTATGAATTCTGGACAAACAGTAATGATGAATGTGGTCCTAAATGTGATATGCAAATGGACTTCGTGAAGAGCTTTAGAGGGACTGCACAAGTTCTTGAGCAGAAGGGTTACACCCAGTTCACTCCACATTACATCACATGGTATTGCCCAGAAGCTTTTGTCGTCAGCAAGCAATGCAAATCCCAGTGCATCAACCATGGGCGATATTGTGCACCCGACCCAGAGCAGGATTTCAGCAAAGGATATGATGGAAAAGATGTCGTGGTTCAGAATCTACATCAGGTTTGTGTATTCAAGGTTGCTAATGACAGCGGCAAGCCGTGGTTGTGGTGGGATTATGTACATGACTTTGCCATTAGATgcccaatgaaggagaagaagtaTACACATGAATGTGCAACTCAAGTTATTAAGTCACTCG GATTGGACCTTGGAAAGATAGACAAGTGTATTGGAGATCCTGAAGCCGATGAGGAAAACCCAATTCTAAAGGCAGAACAGGATGCCCAA ATTGGCCATGGTAAACGAGGAGATGTCACGATACTACCAACGCTTGTTGTCAACAACAGGCAATACCGAG GTAAGTTGGACAAAGGTGCCGTGCTAAAAGCCATCTGTTCCGGATTTGAGGAGACAACTGAGCCCGCTATTTGTTTGAGTGATG ACGTTCAAACAAATGAGTGCTTGGAGAACCATGGAGGTTGCTGGTTTGACAAGGCTAATAACGTCACCGCATGCAAG GATACCTTCCGTGGGCGTATCTGTGAGTGCCCTATTGTCAAAGGTGTCAAGTTTGCTGGTGATGGATATACCAATTGTGAAG CTTCCGGTATTGGGAGGTGTGAGATCAACAATGGAGGATGCTGGAAGGATACTAAAGATGGGAAGACAATATCTGCCTGCTCA CATGAAGAAtcgaaaggttgcaaatgtccggTAGGTTTCACGGGAGATGGTGTAAAAAGTTGTGAAG ATATTGATGAATGCAAAACGAAAAGCGCCTGTCAGTGCAGTGGCTGCAGCTGCCAAAATACATGGGGAAGCTATGAATGCAGCTGTGGTAATACCAATATGTTATACATGAGAGAGCAAGATACTTGTATCA GCAAACAGGCTGCATCCTCAGTTGGGTGGAGCTTTATGTGGGTTATTTTCTTTGGACTTGTTTTTGCCGGGGTCGGAGCATACGCAGTG